The proteins below come from a single Agrococcus beijingensis genomic window:
- a CDS encoding AAA family ATPase yields the protein MSASMTREQATWFAETFQRLVDNVGTVVLGKEDVIRLAFTAMLSEGHLLLEDAPGTGKTQLAKSMGATVQGTNHRIQFTPDLLPSDVTGVTVYDQKTGEFEFHKGPIFASIVLADEINRASPKTQSALLEVMEEGRVTVDGTPYSVGRPFMVIATQNPIEQAGTYRLPEAQLDRFLMKTSIGYPGREQTVRILAGASNRNASAGVQPVITTSAVAEMIDLAATVHVDDAVLDYVAQLSEHTRDSKDTRLGVSVRGAMALVRAVKVWAAAKGRAFVLPDDVKHLAQPVWAHRIVIDPEAEFSGVSGDRIIDRALADIAAPQDRQQAA from the coding sequence ATGAGCGCATCGATGACCCGCGAGCAGGCGACCTGGTTCGCAGAGACGTTCCAGCGTCTGGTCGACAACGTCGGCACGGTCGTGCTGGGCAAGGAGGATGTCATCCGGCTCGCGTTCACCGCGATGCTGTCGGAGGGCCACCTGCTGCTCGAGGACGCCCCCGGCACCGGCAAGACGCAGCTGGCCAAGTCGATGGGCGCGACGGTGCAGGGCACGAACCACCGCATCCAGTTCACGCCCGACCTGCTGCCCTCCGACGTCACGGGCGTGACGGTCTACGACCAGAAGACGGGCGAGTTCGAGTTCCACAAGGGACCGATCTTCGCCTCGATCGTGCTCGCCGACGAGATCAACCGCGCCAGCCCGAAGACGCAGTCGGCGCTGCTCGAGGTGATGGAGGAGGGTCGCGTCACTGTCGACGGCACCCCCTACTCGGTCGGCCGCCCGTTCATGGTCATCGCGACGCAGAACCCGATCGAGCAGGCGGGCACCTACCGCCTGCCCGAGGCGCAGCTCGACCGCTTCCTGATGAAGACGTCGATCGGCTACCCCGGCCGGGAGCAGACCGTGCGGATCCTCGCCGGCGCCTCGAACCGCAACGCCTCGGCGGGGGTCCAGCCCGTCATCACCACCAGCGCGGTGGCCGAGATGATCGACCTCGCGGCGACCGTGCACGTCGACGACGCGGTGCTCGACTACGTCGCGCAGCTCTCGGAGCACACCCGCGACTCGAAGGACACCCGCCTGGGCGTCTCGGTGCGCGGCGCGATGGCGCTCGTGCGCGCCGTGAAGGTGTGGGCGGCGGCGAAGGGCCGCGCGTTCGTGCTGCCCGACGACGTGAAGCACCTGGCGCAGCCCGTCTGGGCGCACCGCATCGTGATCGACCCCGAGGCCGAGTTCTCGGGCGTCTCGGGCGACCGCATCATCGATCGGGCGCTCGCCGACATCGCGGCGCCGCAGGACCGTCAGCAAGCTGCATGA
- a CDS encoding DUF58 domain-containing protein: protein MTTAPERATSTPAPDIDTGTAVRSATGGASETTRLRRAVERERTPLQRVVGGVAGEDSVVVEWWRVSLGWLRAHVWPAIEPITGFGWAVLVGTLLALTLGIALGWKELIVIGIAGALLLLAAVAFVIGRNRYRIVLDLAYTRVVVGERALGRIEIHAASTKPLLPATIEVPVGKALASFHLPRMQPGGVHEDVFAIPTSRRTILQVGPVRSVRGDPVGLLRRQVKWTDPVELFVHPKTVQLDETAPGLIRDLEGITTRDLTNRDIAFPALRDYVAGDDRRYIHWKSTARTGKLMVRQFEQTRRSVLALGLSTSPDDYADPLEFETAISILGSLGLQAIRDEMDVVVQTSRSTVPATTGKRLLDGLSGVEWSPRDDRFLDLAATMARQHGGASVVMLHAGATVDPALVRRARTLLPGQARVIAFTVVQGAKPKLQPIGDTFLATLGSVSDLPRIMRGVALQ from the coding sequence ATGACGACGGCGCCCGAGCGGGCGACGTCGACTCCCGCACCTGACATCGACACCGGCACCGCCGTGCGCAGCGCGACCGGCGGCGCTTCGGAGACCACCCGGCTCCGGCGCGCCGTCGAGCGCGAGCGCACGCCGCTGCAGCGCGTGGTCGGCGGGGTCGCGGGCGAGGACTCGGTGGTCGTCGAGTGGTGGCGCGTCTCCCTCGGCTGGCTGCGGGCGCACGTCTGGCCGGCGATCGAGCCGATCACGGGCTTCGGCTGGGCCGTGCTCGTGGGCACGCTGCTGGCGCTGACGCTCGGCATCGCGCTCGGCTGGAAGGAGCTGATCGTCATCGGCATCGCCGGCGCGCTGCTGCTGCTGGCCGCCGTCGCGTTCGTCATCGGCCGCAACCGCTACCGGATCGTGCTCGACCTCGCCTACACGCGCGTCGTGGTGGGGGAGCGCGCCCTCGGCCGGATCGAGATCCATGCCGCATCGACGAAGCCGCTGCTGCCGGCCACCATCGAGGTGCCGGTGGGCAAGGCGCTCGCCTCCTTCCACCTGCCGCGCATGCAGCCCGGCGGCGTGCACGAGGACGTCTTCGCCATCCCCACCAGCCGCCGCACGATCCTGCAGGTCGGGCCCGTGCGCTCGGTGCGCGGCGACCCCGTCGGCCTCCTGCGCCGGCAGGTGAAGTGGACCGATCCGGTCGAGCTGTTCGTGCACCCCAAGACGGTGCAGCTCGACGAGACCGCGCCCGGCCTCATCCGCGACCTCGAGGGCATCACGACCCGCGACCTCACCAACCGCGACATCGCGTTCCCCGCGCTGCGCGACTACGTCGCCGGCGACGACCGCCGCTACATCCACTGGAAGTCGACGGCCCGCACCGGCAAGCTCATGGTGCGGCAGTTCGAGCAGACGCGTCGCAGCGTGCTCGCGCTGGGCCTGTCGACCTCGCCCGACGACTACGCCGATCCGCTCGAGTTCGAGACGGCCATCTCGATCCTGGGCTCGCTGGGCCTGCAGGCGATCCGGGACGAGATGGATGTGGTGGTGCAGACCTCCCGCTCCACCGTTCCGGCGACCACCGGCAAGCGGCTCCTCGACGGGCTCTCGGGCGTCGAGTGGTCGCCCCGCGACGACCGCTTCCTCGACCTCGCCGCGACGATGGCGCGGCAGCACGGCGGCGCATCCGTCGTCATGCTGCACGCCGGCGCCACCGTCGATCCGGCGCTGGTGCGCCGGGCGCGCACGCTGCTGCCCGGTCAGGCGCGCGTCATCGCCTTCACGGTCGTGCAGGGCGCGAAGCCC